A window of the Listeria swaminathanii genome harbors these coding sequences:
- a CDS encoding Tex family protein: protein MEQMQEKIMKLVQKSLTYKPAQINAVIKLMEEGNTVPFIARYRKEMTGSLDEVEIRDIEETFEYVTKLENRKEEIIRLIAEQGKLTDELRAAIVKAEKHQALEDLYRPYKQKKRTKATIAKEKGLEPLAEWLMSFPSNADPLTEAANYISEEKKVESAEAALLGAHEIIAEQISDEPSFREWIRNFTRKFGMIESRAKNADADEKGVYEMYYEFNEMIGKVASHRILAFNRGEKEDILRVQVQVDTTKIFQYLFEKVIQNRNSATRPYVEEAILDAYKRFIGPAIEREIRGELTDKGEEQAIHIFSENLRKLLLQPPLKGKIILGVDPAFRTGCKFSVLDQTGKVLEIGVVYPHTAKARRPEAKQKIAEILSTYQVEVIAIGNGTASRETEQFIVEVIRESNSNAYYCIVNEAGASVYSASETAREEFPDYQVEERSAVSIGRRLQDPLAELVKIDPKSVGVGQYQHDVAQKRLNETLTFVVETAVNQVGVNVNTASASLLQYVAGLNKTVANNIRKYREENGSFASRKELKKVPRLGAKSYEQSIGFLRILEGENPLDKTAIHPESYKAAEQIVKAAGFGLKDIGSEDLKAALQALSIPEEAEKLSIGKETMRDIIDNLIAPGRDLRDELPAPLLKQDVISMEDLKQGMELQGTVRNVVDFGAFVDIGVKQDGLVHISKLSNSFVKNPMDVVSVGDVVTVWVDEVDTKKNRIALTMLNPNGSVK from the coding sequence ATGGAACAAATGCAAGAAAAAATAATGAAATTAGTCCAAAAATCGCTAACGTATAAACCAGCGCAAATTAATGCCGTTATCAAATTGATGGAAGAGGGCAACACGGTCCCATTTATCGCACGTTACCGTAAAGAAATGACTGGTAGCCTAGATGAAGTTGAAATTCGCGATATTGAAGAAACATTTGAATATGTAACGAAATTAGAAAATCGTAAAGAAGAAATCATTCGCCTAATAGCTGAACAAGGAAAATTAACAGACGAACTGAGAGCCGCAATCGTCAAAGCGGAAAAACACCAAGCGCTTGAAGATTTATATCGTCCTTATAAACAAAAGAAACGCACGAAAGCAACGATTGCCAAAGAAAAAGGCTTAGAACCACTGGCTGAATGGCTTATGAGCTTTCCGAGCAATGCCGATCCACTGACAGAAGCTGCAAACTACATTTCAGAAGAAAAAAAAGTGGAATCAGCAGAAGCTGCATTACTCGGCGCGCATGAAATTATCGCTGAACAAATCAGTGATGAGCCTAGTTTCCGTGAATGGATTCGTAACTTTACACGCAAATTCGGGATGATTGAATCCAGAGCGAAAAACGCCGACGCAGACGAAAAAGGCGTGTACGAAATGTATTATGAATTTAACGAAATGATTGGCAAAGTAGCTAGTCACCGTATTCTTGCCTTTAACCGCGGCGAAAAAGAAGACATTTTACGCGTCCAAGTCCAAGTGGATACAACAAAAATCTTCCAATATTTATTTGAAAAAGTTATCCAAAATCGCAATTCTGCAACTCGTCCTTATGTAGAAGAAGCTATTTTAGATGCCTATAAACGCTTTATTGGTCCAGCAATTGAACGTGAAATTCGCGGTGAACTAACAGACAAAGGTGAAGAACAAGCCATCCATATTTTCTCCGAGAACTTGCGCAAATTGCTATTACAACCACCTTTAAAAGGGAAAATCATCCTTGGGGTCGATCCGGCTTTTAGAACAGGTTGTAAATTCTCTGTGTTAGATCAAACGGGGAAAGTGCTAGAAATCGGTGTTGTTTATCCACATACGGCTAAAGCACGTCGCCCAGAAGCGAAACAAAAAATTGCAGAAATTTTATCAACATATCAAGTAGAAGTTATCGCGATTGGTAACGGAACGGCATCGCGTGAAACGGAGCAATTTATCGTGGAAGTTATTCGTGAATCGAACTCTAATGCTTATTATTGTATCGTGAATGAAGCTGGTGCGAGTGTGTATTCCGCGAGTGAAACAGCCCGTGAGGAGTTCCCGGATTATCAAGTAGAAGAACGTAGCGCCGTTTCGATTGGACGCCGTTTGCAAGATCCATTAGCAGAACTTGTGAAAATTGATCCAAAATCTGTTGGCGTAGGCCAATACCAACATGACGTAGCTCAAAAACGACTAAATGAAACGCTAACTTTTGTCGTTGAAACAGCCGTTAACCAAGTCGGAGTCAACGTTAATACAGCATCCGCTTCTCTTTTACAATATGTTGCTGGTTTGAATAAAACAGTTGCAAATAATATTCGTAAATATCGCGAGGAAAATGGCTCGTTTGCTTCTCGTAAAGAGTTGAAAAAAGTTCCTCGTCTAGGTGCGAAATCATATGAACAAAGTATCGGTTTCTTACGTATTTTAGAAGGCGAAAATCCGCTTGATAAAACAGCGATTCACCCTGAAAGTTATAAGGCGGCTGAGCAAATTGTTAAAGCAGCTGGTTTTGGCTTAAAAGATATCGGCAGCGAAGATTTAAAAGCGGCATTACAAGCGCTTAGTATCCCAGAAGAAGCAGAGAAATTAAGCATTGGTAAAGAAACAATGCGCGATATCATTGATAACTTAATTGCTCCTGGGCGTGATCTTCGTGACGAACTTCCAGCACCACTTTTAAAACAAGATGTTATTTCGATGGAAGATTTGAAACAAGGCATGGAACTTCAAGGAACGGTTCGTAACGTGGTTGATTTTGGCGCTTTTGTTGATATTGGCGTGAAACAAGACGGCCTTGTGCATATTTCGAAACTAAGTAATTCTTTTGTTAAAAACCCGATGGATGTCGTTTCTGTAGGAGACGTTGTAACGGTTTGGGTGGATGAAGTAGATACGAAGAAAAATCGTATTGCCTTAACGATGCTTAATCCAAATGGAAGTGTTAAATAA
- a CDS encoding SprT family protein, with protein MNQAELQRHMEEVSLQFFQKEFRHQAVFNARLRTTGGRYLLKSHDIEMNPKYLENFGLDYFIGIMKHELCHYHLHLENKGYQHRDKDFRDLLKKVDAPRFCAAIPREITMHEYTCKSCGKSFLRQRRFNVNRYRCGSCGGKLKQTDSKKIYTENP; from the coding sequence ATGAATCAAGCAGAATTGCAGCGACACATGGAAGAAGTGTCGCTGCAATTTTTCCAAAAAGAATTTCGTCATCAAGCCGTTTTTAACGCGCGTTTACGGACGACTGGTGGGCGTTATTTACTCAAAAGTCATGATATTGAAATGAACCCTAAGTATTTGGAAAACTTCGGATTAGACTACTTTATCGGCATTATGAAGCACGAACTATGCCATTATCACCTCCATTTAGAGAACAAAGGCTATCAACATCGCGATAAAGATTTCCGAGATTTATTAAAAAAAGTAGACGCGCCACGATTTTGTGCAGCGATTCCGCGTGAAATTACGATGCATGAATATACATGCAAAAGCTGCGGGAAGTCATTTTTAAGGCAGCGTAGATTTAATGTGAACCGTTATCGCTGTGGTAGTTGCGGCGGAAAACTAAAGCAAACGGACTCCAAGAAAATTTATACAGAAAACCCATGA
- a CDS encoding iron chaperone yields MDNKLEFTTIDEYITQAPPETKEVLQKIRETIQGAAPEATEKISYQMPTFYFEGNLVHFAVAKNHYGFYPASSGIAAFESKLGNYKHSKGAVQFPIKEEVPYDLIKEMTLFRLAENKQKAADKLVKKKKK; encoded by the coding sequence ATGGATAATAAACTAGAATTTACAACGATTGATGAATATATTACCCAAGCGCCACCAGAAACAAAAGAAGTGTTGCAAAAAATAAGAGAGACTATCCAAGGTGCTGCGCCGGAAGCGACGGAGAAGATAAGCTATCAAATGCCGACTTTTTATTTTGAAGGGAATTTAGTTCACTTTGCTGTTGCGAAAAATCATTACGGTTTTTACCCAGCTTCTAGTGGTATTGCGGCGTTCGAATCTAAGCTAGGCAACTACAAACATTCCAAAGGGGCCGTACAATTTCCAATCAAAGAAGAAGTTCCTTACGATTTAATTAAAGAAATGACGCTTTTTCGACTGGCTGAAAATAAACAAAAAGCAGCAGACAAGCTAGTGAAGAAAAAGAAAAAATAA
- the celB gene encoding PTS cellobiose transporter subunit IIC translates to MNKFMELLGDKLMPLAAKLGENRYLTTLRDAFMLAFPLTMFGSIAVVLMNLPFWSDETKAVLQLYLGNAQNATMSIMTVFVVFGIGYSLSKYYKVEAIYGGAVALASFLILTPFFFNSANGELVTGALSLDRLGAKGMFIGMITGFIAGELYRFFVQRDWTIKMPDGVPPAVAKSFAALIPAVLTLSIFLVINIVVQFFFNTNLHDVVYTVIQKPLVGLGSGIIPTLIALFFVQVLWFFGLHGQIIVNSVMDPIWNTLMLENLDAYKAGSPLPHIITKPFMEVFTVGMGGSGMTLAVVIALAFLMKSKQSKEIGRLALGPGIFNVNEPVLFGMPIVLNATILIPWILAPLIVTTLNYFVMAAGIVPAPTGVSVPWTVPIIINGILATNSWLGGALQVVDFFIVLIIWYPFLKLVDRTNIARESEAAIK, encoded by the coding sequence GTGAATAAATTTATGGAGTTGCTGGGGGATAAATTAATGCCTCTTGCTGCAAAGTTAGGAGAGAATCGCTATTTAACGACTTTACGAGATGCTTTTATGTTAGCGTTTCCACTGACGATGTTTGGTTCGATTGCCGTTGTTTTGATGAACTTGCCATTTTGGAGTGACGAAACGAAAGCCGTTTTACAGTTGTATTTAGGTAATGCCCAAAATGCGACGATGAGTATTATGACGGTTTTTGTTGTTTTTGGAATTGGTTATTCGTTATCGAAGTATTATAAAGTAGAAGCGATTTACGGGGGTGCAGTGGCGCTCGCTAGTTTCTTGATTTTAACGCCATTTTTCTTTAATAGTGCCAATGGGGAACTAGTTACTGGGGCGCTTTCGCTTGATCGTCTTGGTGCAAAAGGTATGTTTATTGGGATGATTACTGGTTTTATCGCGGGGGAATTATATCGTTTCTTCGTGCAACGTGATTGGACGATTAAAATGCCTGATGGGGTTCCGCCAGCTGTTGCCAAATCGTTTGCAGCTTTAATACCAGCCGTTTTGACTTTAAGTATCTTTTTAGTAATTAACATTGTCGTTCAATTCTTCTTCAATACTAACTTACATGATGTAGTGTACACAGTTATCCAAAAACCGCTCGTTGGTTTAGGATCGGGAATTATCCCAACGCTGATTGCGCTTTTCTTTGTCCAAGTATTGTGGTTCTTCGGTTTACATGGTCAAATTATTGTAAACTCTGTAATGGATCCGATTTGGAATACGTTAATGCTTGAAAATCTGGATGCCTATAAAGCTGGGTCTCCGTTACCACACATTATTACCAAACCATTTATGGAAGTATTTACGGTCGGCATGGGTGGATCTGGGATGACACTCGCAGTAGTAATCGCGCTCGCTTTTCTAATGAAGAGTAAACAGAGCAAAGAAATCGGTCGTTTAGCGCTCGGTCCTGGTATTTTTAACGTCAATGAACCGGTACTCTTCGGGATGCCGATTGTGCTGAATGCGACGATTTTAATTCCGTGGATATTGGCGCCACTCATTGTAACTACGCTTAATTACTTTGTGATGGCTGCAGGAATTGTGCCAGCGCCAACTGGTGTATCGGTGCCGTGGACAGTGCCAATTATCATAAATGGAATCTTGGCGACGAACTCATGGTTAGGCGGAGCGCTTCAAGTGGTCGATTTCTTCATCGTCCTAATTATTTGGTATCCGTTCTTAAAACTGGTGGATCGCACGAATATTGCCCGAGAATCGGAAGCGGCTATTAAATAA
- a CDS encoding GntR family transcriptional regulator translates to MVKYELIAADIREKINNGTYPPESILPDQVSLCKTYDCSRMTIKKAFDVLALEGLVYRQRGAGTFVMKNALANKQDASLRDYDGLTKMMGGNRISSKIIAFDIAFPDEKTQEQLLIKADQPVYKLIRLRLLDGEPYVLEHTTMPADLVPGLTKEILHHSIYAYLQDSLGLVLSGAFRKINADKPSEYDQEYLACGEHDPVLEVEQVVYLKDGRPVEYSRSRHRYDTRSFIMVDHREK, encoded by the coding sequence TTGGTTAAGTATGAACTGATTGCAGCAGATATCCGTGAAAAAATAAACAACGGTACTTATCCACCAGAATCCATTCTTCCCGATCAAGTGAGCTTATGCAAAACCTATGATTGTAGCAGAATGACAATAAAAAAAGCTTTTGACGTATTGGCGCTTGAAGGACTTGTTTATAGGCAACGTGGTGCGGGAACCTTTGTCATGAAAAATGCCTTAGCTAATAAGCAAGATGCGAGTTTGCGGGATTATGACGGATTAACAAAAATGATGGGAGGCAATCGAATTTCGAGTAAAATTATTGCATTCGATATTGCTTTCCCAGATGAAAAAACACAAGAACAACTTTTAATTAAAGCAGACCAACCAGTGTATAAATTGATTCGATTACGCTTGTTAGATGGTGAGCCATACGTGCTGGAGCATACAACAATGCCGGCAGATTTAGTTCCTGGCCTAACGAAAGAGATTTTACATCATTCGATTTATGCTTATTTACAAGATTCACTAGGGCTCGTGCTAAGCGGTGCATTTCGGAAAATTAATGCCGATAAGCCATCTGAATATGACCAAGAATATTTAGCGTGCGGGGAACACGACCCAGTGCTTGAAGTAGAGCAAGTAGTGTACTTAAAAGATGGCAGACCAGTCGAGTATTCTCGCTCAAGACATCGCTATGATACGAGAAGTTTTATTATGGTTGACCACCGGGAAAAATGA
- a CDS encoding OsmC family protein has protein sequence MDLVKNGKVLELVHPSGNWTLIKEEGFSPVQITVAAVAACSGYVYQTLLEKKRIEINDLSIHTDYEQDQESAVHVLTKINVTFTVDLVDKSNQTKAEKAVHLVKDACPVAKSLDPSIEINEIVVFK, from the coding sequence ATGGATTTAGTGAAAAATGGGAAAGTATTAGAACTTGTACATCCAAGTGGAAACTGGACATTAATCAAAGAAGAAGGTTTTTCTCCAGTTCAAATAACTGTGGCTGCTGTAGCGGCTTGTAGCGGATACGTATATCAAACATTACTTGAGAAAAAACGAATTGAAATAAATGATTTAAGCATTCACACGGACTATGAGCAAGACCAAGAAAGCGCCGTGCATGTTTTGACGAAAATTAATGTTACTTTTACAGTTGATTTAGTGGATAAAAGCAATCAAACAAAAGCGGAAAAAGCGGTGCATTTAGTGAAAGATGCCTGCCCGGTTGCGAAAAGTTTAGACCCATCGATTGAAATTAATGAGATTGTTGTTTTTAAATAA
- a CDS encoding YdeI/OmpD-associated family protein, whose product MEEKTIVEKLQLTKYKEAVILNQPDGADYFRNLTNYEEKMADKQYDLIFDFVETLEELITFVQKVIAENKLSVDGYLFFAYPKKGNKKFDTYVHRDELMPALKTDEEGYVDGSTLKFTRMVALDETYTVVGLKEATKLKAKGVKKNNPSADEYANHVPLVAEFLADKGDLQTFYNNLATGYQRVWARYIYSAKQPATQEKRRLEMVDILSQGYKTKDLYRQGKK is encoded by the coding sequence ATGGAAGAAAAAACAATAGTAGAAAAATTACAACTGACTAAATATAAAGAAGCGGTCATCCTAAATCAACCAGATGGAGCGGATTATTTCCGAAATCTAACAAATTACGAGGAAAAAATGGCTGATAAACAATACGATTTAATTTTCGATTTTGTTGAAACGCTAGAAGAATTAATTACGTTCGTGCAAAAAGTCATTGCTGAAAATAAACTTTCCGTGGATGGTTATTTATTTTTCGCCTACCCCAAAAAAGGCAATAAAAAGTTCGATACATACGTGCACCGCGATGAACTCATGCCGGCGCTAAAAACCGATGAAGAAGGTTACGTCGACGGTAGCACGCTCAAATTCACGCGAATGGTTGCGCTCGATGAAACGTACACGGTTGTTGGCCTGAAAGAAGCAACGAAGCTAAAAGCAAAGGGTGTCAAAAAGAATAATCCTTCCGCAGATGAATACGCCAACCACGTTCCCCTAGTCGCAGAATTTTTAGCAGATAAAGGCGATTTACAAACCTTCTATAATAATCTAGCAACAGGCTACCAGCGAGTATGGGCGCGTTATATTTACTCTGCCAAACAACCAGCCACACAAGAAAAAAGACGTTTAGAAATGGTCGATATTTTGAGCCAAGGTTATAAAACAAAAGATCTTTACCGACAAGGGAAAAAGTAA
- a CDS encoding tyrosine phosphatase family protein yields MANYINKERRQIDFDPFDLRIIAVPEVVAVQFKPRSEHTLLIRIADVGATYQPLKHESLFEAILPVHFNDINEEDDYWGLSDKEQAEMKLFNEVHRDLIYDFVDAHPDFTQIVVHCHAGVSRSSAVAMGIAEHLEDTDTYNKLQVIKRYLPNPRVLAIMRGEAYL; encoded by the coding sequence ATGGCGAATTATATTAACAAAGAAAGGCGCCAAATTGATTTTGATCCATTTGATTTACGGATAATTGCCGTACCAGAAGTAGTAGCGGTGCAGTTTAAGCCGCGCTCAGAGCATACTTTACTTATTCGTATTGCGGATGTCGGCGCAACCTATCAGCCACTCAAACACGAATCACTTTTTGAAGCTATTTTGCCCGTTCATTTTAATGATATTAACGAAGAAGATGATTACTGGGGACTTAGTGACAAGGAGCAGGCCGAGATGAAACTATTTAATGAAGTACATCGCGATTTGATTTATGATTTTGTGGACGCACACCCAGATTTTACGCAGATTGTTGTCCATTGTCACGCGGGAGTCAGCCGAAGTAGCGCGGTTGCTATGGGGATTGCTGAACATCTAGAGGACACGGACACATATAATAAACTTCAAGTAATTAAACGATATTTACCAAATCCGCGGGTTCTCGCGATTATGCGGGGCGAAGCGTATTTATAA
- the gorA gene encoding glutathione-disulfide reductase: MEKHYDYIAIGGGSGGIASINRAAMHGAKCALIEPKFLGGTCVNVGCVPKKVMWYGAQIKEAMDLYADAYGYQVDASFNFQKLVENREAYIERIRGSYKNGLDNNNVDWIKGYAEFVDEKTLRVNGELVTADHILIATGGEPALPSIPGTEYGITSDGFFALKELPKKVAVVGAGYIAVELAGVLQQLGSETHLFVRKHAPLRNFDPLLTDTLTEIIEQSDMTLHKHAVPQKVEKNSDGSLTLSLEDGRTETVDTLIWAIGRKPVIKGLQIEKAGVKLLESGHIAVDKFQNTNVEGIYAVGDVTGHYELTPVAIAAGRRLSERLFNNKTDAHLNYENIPTVVFSHPAIGTVGLTEPEAIEKYGKENIKVYTSSFTSMYTAITDHREPCRMKLICEGKTERVIGLHGIGYGVDEMIQGFAVAINMGATKADFDNTVAIHPTGSEEFVTMK, encoded by the coding sequence ATGGAGAAGCATTATGATTATATTGCGATTGGTGGCGGTAGTGGCGGGATTGCTTCGATTAATCGCGCAGCCATGCACGGAGCAAAATGTGCATTAATTGAGCCGAAATTTTTAGGTGGGACATGTGTAAATGTTGGTTGTGTTCCGAAAAAAGTAATGTGGTACGGCGCGCAAATCAAAGAAGCAATGGATTTATACGCAGATGCCTATGGTTACCAAGTGGATGCAAGCTTTAACTTCCAAAAATTAGTCGAAAACCGAGAAGCATATATTGAACGCATTCGCGGTTCCTACAAAAATGGTCTTGATAATAATAACGTAGATTGGATAAAAGGCTATGCCGAATTTGTCGATGAAAAAACATTGCGCGTGAACGGCGAATTAGTGACAGCGGATCATATTTTAATTGCAACTGGCGGTGAACCAGCACTTCCTTCCATTCCAGGCACAGAATACGGTATCACATCAGATGGCTTTTTCGCATTAAAAGAACTACCTAAAAAAGTGGCGGTTGTTGGCGCGGGCTACATTGCAGTTGAACTTGCTGGCGTATTACAACAACTTGGCTCAGAAACGCATTTATTCGTCCGGAAACATGCGCCACTAAGGAATTTCGATCCACTTTTAACCGATACATTAACCGAAATTATCGAGCAATCCGATATGACGTTGCATAAACATGCGGTTCCTCAAAAAGTCGAAAAAAATTCAGATGGCAGTTTAACGTTAAGCTTAGAAGATGGTCGCACAGAAACGGTCGATACGCTTATTTGGGCAATTGGACGTAAGCCAGTTATCAAAGGACTTCAAATCGAAAAAGCGGGCGTAAAACTCTTAGAAAGCGGACATATCGCTGTAGATAAATTCCAAAATACTAATGTAGAAGGAATTTATGCAGTTGGTGATGTAACGGGTCATTACGAATTAACCCCGGTCGCTATCGCTGCTGGCCGCCGCTTGTCAGAACGCCTTTTTAACAATAAAACAGATGCTCATTTAAACTATGAAAACATTCCAACCGTTGTATTTAGCCATCCAGCTATCGGAACGGTCGGATTAACAGAACCGGAAGCAATCGAAAAATACGGCAAAGAAAATATCAAAGTGTACACTTCTAGCTTTACCTCGATGTACACAGCCATCACAGACCACCGCGAACCTTGTCGGATGAAGCTAATATGTGAAGGTAAGACAGAGCGCGTCATCGGCTTGCACGGGATTGGTTACGGCGTGGATGAAATGATTCAAGGATTCGCAGTTGCGATTAATATGGGCGCAACAAAAGCCGATTTCGACAACACAGTCGCTATCCACCCAACAGGATCCGAAGAATTTGTTACAATGAAATAG
- a CDS encoding histidine phosphatase family protein encodes MGKKLSLYFVRHGQTYLNKNLRMQGWADTPLTPEGIEVVKESGRGLAETEFVAAYSSDLHRTIATAGHLLKENKHAFGLTLEPLSEFRETFFGSYEGEKGDVAWNEIAHHMGYANQEELFKKADVRETMNGTKAADPTGDAEDFMTFWTRVEQGFLHVINRHRETGGNVLIVAHGNTIRNIVHELEPSMDEAVILDNASVTVLAYENGLFKLERLNDTSHFKKA; translated from the coding sequence ATGGGAAAAAAATTATCACTTTATTTTGTAAGACATGGTCAAACCTACTTAAATAAAAATTTACGTATGCAAGGTTGGGCTGATACGCCGCTCACACCAGAAGGCATTGAAGTAGTGAAAGAAAGTGGTCGTGGACTGGCGGAAACAGAGTTCGTTGCAGCCTATTCAAGCGACTTACACCGCACAATCGCAACAGCGGGACACTTACTTAAAGAAAATAAACACGCATTTGGTTTAACGCTAGAACCACTGAGCGAATTTCGGGAAACATTCTTCGGTTCCTACGAAGGCGAAAAAGGCGATGTAGCATGGAACGAAATTGCGCATCACATGGGATATGCAAACCAAGAAGAGCTATTCAAAAAAGCCGATGTGCGCGAAACAATGAACGGTACGAAAGCTGCTGATCCAACCGGAGATGCGGAAGATTTCATGACATTTTGGACTCGCGTAGAACAAGGTTTCTTACACGTTATCAATCGTCACCGTGAAACTGGCGGGAACGTCCTTATCGTCGCTCACGGAAATACTATTCGTAACATCGTCCATGAACTAGAACCATCGATGGACGAAGCAGTCATCTTGGACAATGCGAGTGTTACCGTATTAGCCTACGAAAACGGCTTATTCAAATTAGAACGTTTAAATGACACTTCTCATTTTAAAAAAGCATAG
- a CDS encoding AI-2E family transporter, whose translation MKFSRFRDSKLFFWTIEILAVVAILFVLLQMKYIFSPVGIIVSTLFMPILVAGFLFYLFNPLVLFLEKRKVPRLLSVILIFIAFIVLVVLAVMQLGPTLADQVTELAKAIPGYWQDFEKWLQSFSNNPAFQGVDIKEELSKLNISLPKIMSVVVDGVASSFGAIVSFVSGFVMILVTVPFIVFYMFKDGHKFVESSGKFFPAGIRSEAKQIIKEMNKTISTYISSQAIDCMFVGLFTFIGYLIIGQPYALLFGFIAGATNIIPYLGPFIGAAPAVIVALFTSPVQALLVIVVVTIVQQIDSNLLSPYIMGKSLSIHPLTIIIILIVAGNLAGIFGMILGVPLYAVVKTIIVNVNRLIKLRRGQLAIDNNLPDPDTPKE comes from the coding sequence TTGAAGTTTTCACGTTTTCGAGATAGCAAATTATTTTTTTGGACCATCGAAATATTAGCAGTGGTCGCGATTTTGTTCGTACTATTGCAAATGAAGTACATATTTTCTCCAGTCGGCATCATCGTTTCGACGCTATTTATGCCAATTTTAGTAGCAGGATTTCTATTCTATTTATTTAATCCGCTCGTGTTATTTTTAGAAAAAAGAAAAGTGCCAAGGCTTCTGAGTGTTATTTTGATTTTCATTGCCTTTATCGTACTTGTCGTGTTAGCGGTAATGCAACTGGGACCAACACTTGCAGACCAAGTCACTGAATTAGCCAAAGCTATTCCAGGCTACTGGCAAGATTTCGAGAAATGGTTACAAAGCTTCTCCAATAACCCAGCGTTCCAAGGGGTGGACATAAAAGAAGAGCTTTCGAAACTAAATATCTCCTTACCAAAAATCATGTCTGTTGTCGTAGATGGTGTTGCTTCTAGTTTTGGAGCGATTGTCTCCTTCGTTTCTGGTTTTGTAATGATCCTTGTAACTGTACCGTTTATCGTCTTTTATATGTTTAAAGATGGTCATAAGTTCGTTGAATCCTCTGGTAAATTTTTCCCGGCTGGTATTCGTTCTGAAGCAAAACAAATTATTAAAGAAATGAACAAAACAATCTCTACTTACATTAGTTCGCAAGCAATTGATTGTATGTTTGTTGGTTTATTTACTTTTATTGGGTATTTAATTATTGGTCAACCTTATGCGCTACTTTTCGGGTTCATTGCTGGTGCGACAAATATTATTCCTTACCTTGGACCTTTCATTGGAGCTGCTCCCGCGGTTATCGTGGCGCTATTTACTTCTCCAGTCCAAGCATTACTAGTTATTGTTGTTGTAACGATTGTTCAACAAATCGACTCTAACTTACTTTCTCCATATATTATGGGTAAATCATTATCTATTCACCCACTAACTATTATCATTATCTTAATTGTTGCTGGAAACTTAGCAGGAATTTTCGGAATGATCTTAGGTGTTCCACTTTACGCAGTTGTGAAAACAATTATTGTTAACGTTAATCGTTTAATTAAATTGCGGCGAGGTCAGCTGGCGATTGATAATAATCTTCCTGACCCGGATACACCGAAAGAATAA
- a CDS encoding GntR family transcriptional regulator codes for MLLAIDLQSDEPIYTQICNQIIEGMAKRELLPGDKLPSVRSLGADIGINFHTVNKAYQILKQEGFIQIHRQKGVVIHPDGVAKADELFFAKLQTKLRPLIAESVVRGVTEEKWLEVSKAIFDEMHGRRVE; via the coding sequence ATGTTACTCGCGATTGACCTTCAATCAGACGAGCCGATTTATACACAAATATGTAATCAAATCATCGAAGGTATGGCAAAACGGGAACTTTTACCAGGAGATAAATTACCTTCTGTTCGAAGTCTTGGCGCGGATATTGGCATTAATTTTCATACCGTAAATAAAGCCTATCAAATTTTAAAGCAAGAGGGATTTATTCAAATTCACCGTCAAAAAGGTGTGGTTATTCATCCGGACGGGGTAGCAAAGGCAGATGAGCTGTTTTTTGCGAAATTACAAACGAAACTAAGACCGCTCATCGCTGAATCTGTTGTTCGTGGCGTCACCGAAGAGAAGTGGTTAGAAGTAAGTAAAGCGATTTTTGACGAAATGCATGGACGGAGAGTGGAGTAG